The following proteins come from a genomic window of Natrinema saccharevitans:
- a CDS encoding DUF7344 domain-containing protein: MNQTNASRMEAACSLLAESERRYLLYQLAEDATANLEDVVTQVAAWELDARPATIEKEQRQRIYVSLVHNHLPRLADYDIVDYELRSGDVVLDEGFDDVKPLLEQFKQTEEKVEIRELPSL; the protein is encoded by the coding sequence ATGAACCAGACGAACGCGAGCCGAATGGAAGCGGCCTGTTCCCTCCTCGCCGAGTCCGAACGCCGGTATCTCCTCTATCAGCTGGCCGAGGACGCGACTGCGAACCTCGAGGACGTCGTCACACAGGTCGCCGCCTGGGAACTCGACGCCCGGCCCGCGACGATCGAGAAGGAGCAGCGACAGCGGATCTACGTCTCGCTGGTCCACAACCACCTCCCGCGGCTCGCCGACTACGACATCGTCGACTACGAACTCCGTAGCGGCGACGTCGTCCTCGACGAGGGGTTCGACGACGTCAAACCCCTGCTCGAGCAGTTCAAACAGACCGAGGAGAAAGTCGAGATCCGCGAACTGCCGTCGCTTTGA
- a CDS encoding cation:proton antiporter encodes MATETVLVDIGLLFTAVALVGVLANRIDQSVIPFYIVAGMVLGSNVLGELPALAGSEVGIGPLTATVPEVTIAGTDLLAAVGGLALGETDFVVVGAELGIVLLLLFLGLEFNLDRLLASKDRIGKAGTVDLVVNFGIGLLFGYLVFGNALAALLTAGIVYISSSAIITKSLLDLGWIANSESEPMLGTLVYEDLFIAVYLAIASALVLGGGDIGAAAGQIAIAVGVIVGLLALVTYGTGFFQRFLEVDSNEFLVVRALGVTILVAGIAYALGVSEAVAAFFVGMAFSSTDHVHDLERLLEPLRDAFAAIFFFWIGLVTDPGLFTLSILGTIAAAVVVTTPTKLVSGYLGGRIYGLDDRRSLRVGFGMATRGEFSLIIASLALSGAGGGLAPATANAMYAFTVGYVLVMSVLGTSLMQYSSRLEPIGIALLERGRRIAPRATEE; translated from the coding sequence GTGGCGACTGAGACGGTCCTCGTCGACATCGGACTGCTGTTCACGGCGGTCGCGCTCGTCGGCGTCCTCGCGAATCGGATCGACCAGTCGGTGATCCCGTTCTACATCGTCGCCGGGATGGTACTCGGTTCGAACGTGCTGGGCGAACTCCCGGCGCTTGCCGGCAGCGAAGTCGGGATCGGTCCTCTCACCGCCACCGTTCCCGAGGTAACCATCGCCGGGACCGACCTCCTCGCGGCGGTCGGCGGCCTCGCGCTCGGCGAGACCGACTTCGTCGTCGTCGGCGCGGAACTCGGGATCGTCCTCCTGCTTTTGTTCCTCGGCCTCGAGTTCAACCTGGATCGCTTGCTCGCGAGCAAGGACCGGATCGGGAAGGCCGGGACCGTCGATCTGGTCGTCAACTTCGGTATCGGCCTGCTCTTCGGCTATCTCGTCTTCGGAAACGCTCTCGCGGCCTTGCTGACCGCGGGGATCGTCTATATCTCCTCGAGCGCGATCATCACCAAATCGCTGCTCGATCTGGGGTGGATCGCCAACAGCGAGTCCGAGCCGATGCTGGGGACGCTCGTCTACGAGGACCTGTTCATCGCGGTCTATCTGGCGATCGCGTCCGCGCTGGTACTCGGCGGCGGCGATATCGGCGCGGCCGCGGGACAGATCGCGATCGCGGTCGGGGTCATCGTCGGCCTGCTCGCGCTGGTCACCTACGGCACCGGCTTCTTCCAGCGGTTCCTCGAGGTCGACAGCAACGAGTTCCTCGTCGTCCGCGCGCTCGGCGTGACGATCCTCGTGGCCGGCATCGCGTACGCGCTTGGAGTCAGCGAGGCCGTCGCCGCCTTCTTCGTCGGGATGGCCTTCTCCTCGACCGACCACGTCCACGACTTAGAGCGACTGCTCGAGCCCCTGCGGGACGCCTTCGCCGCGATCTTTTTCTTCTGGATCGGGCTCGTCACCGATCCCGGACTGTTCACGCTCTCGATCCTCGGAACGATCGCCGCCGCCGTGGTCGTGACGACGCCGACCAAACTGGTCAGCGGCTATCTCGGCGGCCGCATCTACGGCCTCGACGACCGCCGCTCGCTCCGTGTCGGCTTCGGGATGGCCACCCGCGGCGAGTTCTCGCTGATCATCGCGAGCCTCGCGCTCTCGGGGGCCGGCGGCGGTCTCGCTCCCGCGACTGCGAACGCGATGTACGCGTTCACCGTCGGCTACGTCCTCGTGATGAGCGTCCTCGGCACCTCGCTCATGCAGTACTCGAGCCGGCTCGAACCGATCGGGATCGCCCTGCTCGAGCGCGGGCGGAGGATCGCCCCTCGAGCGACCGAGGAGTGA
- a CDS encoding ribonuclease H, with protein MAAHGRPALRDLFDESPTPHIAHPPRTHHRDFYVATDGSFREAGGGLGAVIETRDGTRVARIATADAPPDNNVAEYRALHLGLDVLAARAPRDAAVGVLIDHDALASNVNSTILATRHPDGKSPRPVSVPTATQYHWRGIRARLNGFDEVRAARIDSDQNPAHPLANAPDQYRHVNREPDRCVLPETPEPTVGEFPPPSRADRNSGGGRASD; from the coding sequence ATGGCCGCTCACGGCCGGCCCGCACTGCGGGACCTGTTCGACGAGTCGCCCACGCCTCATATCGCCCACCCCCCGCGGACCCACCACCGAGACTTCTATGTCGCCACCGACGGGTCCTTCCGGGAGGCCGGCGGCGGGCTGGGGGCCGTTATCGAGACCCGCGACGGCACCCGCGTCGCGCGGATCGCGACCGCGGACGCGCCGCCGGACAACAACGTCGCGGAGTATCGCGCGTTACATCTCGGACTGGACGTTCTGGCCGCGCGAGCGCCGCGGGACGCCGCGGTCGGCGTTCTCATCGATCACGACGCGCTCGCCAGCAACGTCAACAGTACCATCCTCGCGACGCGCCACCCCGACGGGAAGTCACCTCGCCCCGTCTCCGTCCCGACCGCGACGCAGTATCACTGGCGCGGGATCCGCGCCCGTCTCAACGGGTTCGACGAAGTGCGGGCCGCCCGTATCGACAGCGATCAGAATCCCGCCCACCCGCTCGCAAACGCACCCGACCAGTACCGCCACGTCAACCGCGAGCCCGACCGCTGCGTGCTTCCCGAGACGCCGGAGCCGACCGTCGGCGAGTTCCCGCCGCCGTCCCGGGCCGACCGCAACAGCGGTGGCGGCCGCGCCTCCGACTGA
- a CDS encoding cation:proton antiporter regulatory subunit, whose product MTVYESDLPGVGKKFEVELDDGERLVIVTHNTGKREVYLKPDADGDSEKLFETSDRLARKIGTILEGAYFQPVQAEQVETMLSDDTYLEWYGVAEGADVAGQSLAEANVRDRTGVSVVAIQRGEELISPPTPETVLEVGDTLVVIGDREDCAQFESMLGTGLEE is encoded by the coding sequence ATGACTGTCTACGAGAGCGACCTCCCCGGCGTCGGGAAGAAGTTCGAGGTCGAACTCGACGACGGCGAGCGACTCGTCATCGTGACTCACAACACGGGGAAACGCGAGGTCTACCTGAAGCCGGACGCGGACGGCGACAGCGAGAAGTTGTTCGAGACCTCGGACCGACTCGCCCGGAAGATCGGGACGATCCTCGAGGGGGCGTACTTCCAGCCGGTCCAGGCCGAGCAGGTCGAGACGATGCTCTCCGACGACACCTACCTCGAGTGGTACGGGGTCGCCGAGGGTGCCGACGTCGCCGGCCAGAGCCTCGCGGAGGCGAACGTCCGCGATCGGACCGGCGTCTCGGTCGTCGCCATCCAGCGCGGAGAGGAACTGATTTCGCCGCCGACGCCGGAGACCGTCCTCGAGGTCGGCGACACGCTGGTCGTCATCGGCGACCGCGAGGACTGCGCACAGTTCGAGAGCATGCTCGGTACCGGACTCGAGGAGTGA
- a CDS encoding ABC transporter ATP-binding protein: MTEEILRVSDLSTRYFTQEGQVNAVSSLDLEIERGEVFGIVGESGSGKSVTARSVMDLIEPPGEITDGEIRYRNPDLVEAIADDHPNAIDGEFVKLLELPDDVRRSLRGTSFSMIFQDPESSFNPTLTVGEQLAEAVEVQRRASATPRSTRARTEAAEYSLGSLLLSNVLPSRRYVSEGSRDRAIELLELVGIPDPVERADEYPHEYSGGMLQRAMIAQALAGEPDVLIADEPTTALDVTIQAQILDLLDDLQRETGMTILLITHNLGVIARMCDRVGVMYAGEIVERGTLEDVFDEQIHPYTAGLLGSVPDLEGGTARRDADSRAVESRDDAPDRLQPIPGNVPSLLDHEMDDRCQFADRCPKAMASCLEHPREHPAGGSDHHRARCVLAQAEYDEDAALPDGYFDEAERPVRDKHAGAEASETEPPEERSRSPAETTGGEHQ; encoded by the coding sequence ATGACAGAGGAAATACTTCGCGTCTCCGACCTTTCGACGCGCTACTTCACGCAGGAGGGACAGGTAAACGCGGTCTCGTCGCTCGACCTCGAGATCGAACGCGGCGAGGTCTTCGGGATCGTCGGCGAGAGCGGGAGCGGGAAAAGCGTCACCGCCCGCTCCGTCATGGACCTGATCGAGCCGCCGGGCGAGATCACGGACGGCGAGATCCGCTATCGGAACCCGGATCTCGTCGAAGCGATCGCCGACGACCACCCGAACGCGATCGACGGGGAGTTCGTGAAACTGCTCGAACTCCCCGACGACGTCAGGCGGTCGCTGCGAGGGACGTCGTTCAGCATGATCTTCCAGGATCCGGAGAGCAGCTTCAACCCGACGCTCACCGTCGGCGAACAGCTCGCCGAGGCCGTCGAGGTCCAGCGGCGGGCCAGCGCCACCCCGCGATCGACCCGCGCTCGAACCGAGGCCGCGGAGTACTCGCTGGGATCGCTGTTGCTCTCCAACGTCCTTCCCTCGCGGCGGTACGTCAGCGAGGGGAGCCGCGACCGGGCGATCGAACTGCTCGAGCTGGTCGGCATTCCGGATCCGGTCGAGCGAGCCGACGAGTACCCCCACGAGTACTCCGGCGGCATGCTCCAGCGGGCGATGATCGCGCAGGCGCTGGCCGGCGAACCGGACGTGCTGATCGCCGACGAGCCGACGACGGCACTCGACGTGACGATTCAAGCCCAGATCCTCGACCTCCTCGACGACCTCCAGCGGGAAACCGGGATGACGATCCTGCTGATCACGCACAACCTCGGCGTCATCGCCCGCATGTGCGACCGGGTCGGCGTGATGTACGCGGGCGAGATCGTCGAGCGCGGAACCCTCGAGGACGTCTTCGACGAGCAGATCCACCCCTACACGGCGGGACTGCTCGGCTCGGTTCCCGACCTCGAGGGGGGCACGGCGCGACGCGATGCGGATAGTCGAGCGGTCGAGTCGCGAGACGACGCGCCCGACCGACTTCAGCCCATCCCGGGGAACGTGCCGAGCCTCCTCGACCACGAGATGGACGACCGGTGTCAGTTCGCCGATCGGTGTCCGAAAGCGATGGCGTCGTGTCTCGAACACCCGCGGGAGCATCCGGCCGGTGGGAGCGATCACCACCGGGCGCGCTGTGTTCTCGCGCAAGCGGAGTACGACGAGGACGCGGCGCTCCCGGACGGGTACTTCGACGAGGCGGAACGGCCGGTCAGGGACAAACACGCCGGGGCGGAAGCGTCCGAGACCGAACCCCCCGAGGAGCGGTCACGGTCGCCGGCCGAGACCACCGGAGGTGAACACCAGTGA
- a CDS encoding ABC transporter permease, with translation MISDRIRSNLWQTFRKSLLPKLGLVLLASIVFMAVFAPVLATHNPTRTGYYDERGAEYPPLGYEYTTSVADDGDIADVTVEPTTEHVLGTNNVGQDVYSRFLYGARVSLLVGLLGTALAVVIGVPIGLAAGYYGGRVDDGLMRIADTMLAFPALVLALALIGVFGESPIYVPDPIVAVGLVDGMPDRIPIPGTVTIVAGLVTWVWFARVARGEALSIRSEEYVKAARSFGTSDGAILLKHVLPNSLTPIIVLATIQVAVIILLEASLAYLGFSGTTLSWGYEIERGQDVLRTRPWVAMVPGIGIVLAVISVNLLGDWLRDALDPNIEGEGR, from the coding sequence ATGATCTCGGACCGAATCAGATCGAATCTCTGGCAGACGTTCAGGAAGAGCCTGCTCCCGAAGCTCGGGTTGGTGCTGCTGGCGTCGATCGTCTTCATGGCGGTGTTCGCGCCGGTACTGGCCACCCACAACCCGACGCGGACGGGCTACTACGACGAGCGGGGCGCGGAGTATCCGCCGCTCGGCTACGAATACACGACGTCGGTCGCGGACGACGGCGATATCGCCGACGTGACGGTCGAGCCGACCACCGAACACGTACTCGGGACGAACAACGTCGGACAGGACGTCTATTCCCGGTTCCTCTACGGCGCGCGAGTCTCGCTGCTCGTCGGTCTCCTCGGGACGGCACTGGCCGTGGTGATCGGCGTTCCGATCGGGCTGGCCGCGGGCTACTACGGCGGCCGCGTCGACGACGGACTGATGCGCATCGCCGACACCATGCTCGCGTTCCCGGCGCTCGTCCTCGCCCTGGCGCTGATCGGCGTCTTCGGGGAGTCACCGATCTACGTCCCCGACCCGATCGTCGCGGTCGGTCTCGTCGACGGGATGCCCGACAGGATTCCGATCCCCGGGACGGTCACGATCGTGGCCGGACTCGTCACCTGGGTCTGGTTCGCTCGCGTCGCTCGCGGCGAGGCGCTGTCGATTCGCAGCGAGGAGTACGTCAAAGCCGCGCGGAGTTTCGGGACGAGCGACGGGGCGATTCTGCTCAAACACGTCCTCCCGAACAGCCTCACGCCGATCATCGTCCTCGCGACGATCCAGGTCGCGGTGATCATCCTGCTCGAGGCCTCGCTGGCGTATCTCGGGTTCTCCGGGACGACGCTCTCGTGGGGCTACGAGATCGAGCGCGGACAGGACGTCCTGCGGACCCGACCGTGGGTCGCTATGGTGCCGGGAATCGGGATCGTCCTGGCGGTGATCAGCGTCAACCTGCTCGGCGACTGGCTCCGCGATGCACTGGATCCGAACATCGAAGGTGAAGGCAGATGA
- a CDS encoding ABC transporter permease has product MSMAKFLVRRLLQGIVVIWGVVTIMFGLRAVAPGDPANLMLAEGATQELVEQVRREEGLDEPIYVQYLDYVRELVTGDFGYSWQSNREVEAMVIERIPATIELTIAATIVALVIAIPLGVISATRRNEPADYGATMFSLLGISTPNFWLGLMLILVFGVWFGIPYPTFGLSWVSLASISVPYPSVGFYDFPTGRRPVGFGEAVRTLVRYGSVYDLLVWLKHIALPALTLGTYFTALITRLTRSGMVDELGKPYVTASQAKGLPSVLVRYKHVLRNTMIPVITVLGLQMGTLMGGAVITETVFNWPGLGLRLIDALGTRDWPLMQGIVVFIAIAFVTINIAVDAVYNYLDPRVSEQ; this is encoded by the coding sequence ATGTCGATGGCTAAGTTCCTCGTACGGCGATTACTGCAGGGAATCGTCGTCATCTGGGGAGTCGTAACGATCATGTTCGGACTCCGGGCGGTTGCGCCCGGCGATCCGGCGAACCTGATGCTCGCCGAAGGGGCGACACAGGAGTTAGTGGAACAGGTCAGGCGAGAGGAAGGACTGGACGAGCCGATCTACGTCCAGTACTTGGACTACGTGCGGGAACTGGTCACCGGCGACTTCGGATACTCCTGGCAGTCGAACCGGGAGGTCGAAGCGATGGTCATCGAACGGATCCCCGCGACGATCGAACTGACGATCGCCGCGACGATCGTCGCCCTCGTCATCGCGATCCCCCTGGGCGTGATTTCGGCGACGCGGCGAAACGAGCCAGCAGACTACGGAGCGACGATGTTCTCGCTGCTCGGCATCTCGACGCCGAACTTCTGGCTCGGGCTCATGTTGATCCTCGTGTTCGGCGTCTGGTTCGGAATCCCGTACCCGACCTTCGGCCTGTCGTGGGTCTCGCTGGCCAGCATCAGCGTCCCCTACCCGAGCGTCGGCTTCTACGATTTCCCGACCGGACGTCGACCGGTCGGCTTCGGGGAGGCCGTGCGAACGCTCGTCCGGTACGGGTCGGTCTACGACCTGCTGGTCTGGCTGAAACACATCGCGCTTCCGGCGCTCACGCTCGGAACGTACTTCACGGCGCTCATCACCCGCCTCACCCGGAGCGGTATGGTCGACGAGCTCGGGAAGCCCTACGTCACGGCGAGTCAAGCGAAAGGGCTTCCCTCGGTACTCGTTCGCTACAAGCACGTGCTTCGGAACACGATGATCCCGGTCATTACGGTCCTCGGACTCCAGATGGGGACCCTGATGGGCGGTGCAGTCATCACCGAGACCGTGTTCAATTGGCCGGGCCTCGGGCTCCGGCTCATCGACGCGCTCGGCACGCGAGACTGGCCGCTCATGCAGGGAATCGTGGTGTTCATCGCCATCGCGTTCGTGACGATCAACATCGCCGTCGACGCCGTCTACAACTATCTCGATCCGCGGGTGAGCGAGCAATGA
- a CDS encoding HAD family hydrolase produces the protein MPRAVVFDLDYTLAVPRRDRTTILEEAATATGAPSLSREAYLEAHRRNLTSETREPIFADLLAGTDSDADPAAVATAYRETISDSLEPLSGVETMLADLRGSYRVGLLTNGPVRAQRDKLETLGWEDAFDAALVTGELEAGKPDPRAFAAIADELGVAPGEAVYVGDEVEADVRGATEAGMRAVQVLLSDGPAPDSRAVAHLEQGDLAAALPGVLDGLE, from the coding sequence ATGCCACGCGCGGTCGTCTTCGACCTCGACTACACGCTCGCCGTCCCCCGGCGGGATCGGACGACCATCCTCGAGGAAGCCGCGACAGCGACGGGCGCGCCCTCGCTCTCTCGCGAGGCCTACCTCGAGGCCCACCGCCGGAACCTCACCAGCGAGACGCGCGAACCGATTTTCGCGGACTTGCTCGCGGGCACCGACAGCGACGCCGACCCGGCCGCCGTCGCGACCGCCTATCGAGAGACGATTTCGGACTCGCTCGAACCCCTGTCCGGCGTCGAGACCATGCTCGCCGACCTTCGGGGGAGCTACCGCGTCGGCCTGCTGACCAACGGCCCCGTCCGCGCCCAGCGGGACAAACTCGAGACGCTGGGCTGGGAGGACGCCTTCGACGCCGCCCTGGTGACCGGCGAACTCGAGGCCGGCAAGCCCGATCCGCGGGCCTTCGCGGCGATCGCCGACGAACTCGGCGTCGCGCCCGGCGAGGCGGTCTACGTCGGCGACGAGGTCGAGGCCGACGTCCGGGGCGCAACCGAGGCCGGGATGCGGGCCGTGCAGGTGCTGCTGTCGGACGGGCCGGCACCGGACTCGCGGGCCGTCGCCCACCTCGAGCAGGGCGATCTCGCGGCGGCGTTACCGGGGGTTCTCGACGGCCTCGAGTGA
- a CDS encoding ABC transporter substrate-binding protein — protein MGVTDTTRLDRRTLLKLTGVAGTTGLAAMSGCLGDPSDDDGTDELTITLSQFPDTVDPLDHITGDFFNVYDHIYEPLFDFEPGEGIFSRVVEDWEAQGDGTTELSLRDDVVFHNGDDLTAEDVAWTINRTVDPEMGVPSPIGTFGLGSIEGASAVDETTVSVEYSAAPGLAEFEFGNYARAMNMEWAIENHDAENEAISGADPEVFNGTGPYEVVDFTSGEEIVLERFDDYWGDEPPFERVTFNADGESSGRVNSLETGETDLTINVLPEDVDTVRSADDVEIRQVTSFRNIFCPMKNTVAPFDSLEFRQAMNYAVDNEEIVETILSGFGEPRGQPVAPGINGFNDEIEPYEQDVGMAEGLVDESGYGGVEIELTAPQGRYLNDADVAETVADQIDQLENVSCDANIVDFGIVSDANQAGVDPDEFEIPFFMIGWGTITGDTDYGVQGFFTIPDNPNRTFDDEELSDAILESQQIEDPDERRQQLEEVNRLAHEKAPFVFLHTQESIYGVREDIQWEPREDETVYIWGMET, from the coding sequence ATGGGAGTCACAGACACGACGCGACTCGATCGACGAACGCTCCTGAAACTTACCGGTGTCGCGGGGACGACGGGTCTCGCGGCGATGAGTGGCTGTCTCGGTGATCCATCCGACGACGACGGCACCGACGAACTCACGATCACGCTCTCACAGTTCCCGGATACGGTGGATCCGCTCGATCACATCACGGGGGACTTCTTCAACGTATACGACCACATCTACGAGCCGCTGTTCGACTTCGAGCCCGGGGAAGGCATCTTTTCCCGCGTCGTCGAAGACTGGGAGGCCCAGGGCGACGGGACGACCGAACTCTCCCTCCGGGACGACGTGGTGTTCCACAACGGGGACGATCTGACCGCGGAAGACGTCGCGTGGACGATCAATCGGACCGTCGATCCGGAGATGGGCGTCCCGAGTCCGATCGGGACCTTCGGACTGGGGTCGATCGAAGGTGCGAGCGCGGTCGACGAGACGACGGTGTCGGTCGAGTACTCCGCCGCGCCCGGACTCGCGGAGTTCGAGTTCGGGAACTACGCCCGTGCGATGAACATGGAGTGGGCGATCGAAAACCACGACGCCGAGAACGAGGCGATTTCCGGCGCTGATCCCGAGGTCTTCAACGGGACGGGGCCCTACGAGGTCGTCGACTTCACGTCGGGCGAGGAGATCGTCCTCGAGCGATTCGACGACTACTGGGGCGACGAGCCGCCGTTCGAGCGCGTGACGTTCAACGCGGACGGCGAATCCAGCGGTCGGGTAAACTCGCTCGAGACGGGAGAGACCGACTTGACGATCAACGTTCTCCCGGAGGACGTCGATACGGTTCGGAGCGCCGACGACGTCGAGATCAGGCAGGTAACGAGCTTCCGAAACATCTTCTGTCCGATGAAAAACACCGTCGCGCCGTTCGACAGCCTGGAGTTCCGGCAGGCGATGAACTACGCCGTCGACAACGAGGAGATCGTCGAAACGATCCTCAGCGGGTTCGGAGAACCGCGCGGCCAGCCCGTTGCGCCGGGGATCAACGGCTTCAACGACGAGATCGAACCCTACGAACAGGACGTCGGGATGGCGGAGGGACTCGTCGACGAGAGCGGGTACGGCGGCGTGGAGATCGAACTGACCGCCCCGCAGGGCCGTTACCTCAACGACGCCGACGTCGCCGAGACGGTCGCCGACCAGATCGACCAACTCGAGAACGTCAGTTGCGATGCCAACATCGTCGACTTCGGCATCGTCTCGGACGCGAATCAGGCCGGGGTCGACCCCGACGAGTTCGAGATCCCGTTCTTCATGATCGGCTGGGGGACCATTACCGGCGACACCGACTACGGCGTCCAAGGGTTCTTTACGATCCCGGACAACCCGAACCGGACGTTCGACGACGAGGAACTCAGCGACGCAATCCTGGAGAGTCAACAGATCGAGGACCCCGACGAGCGCCGACAGCAACTCGAGGAAGTCAACCGGCTGGCCCACGAGAAGGCGCCGTTCGTGTTCCTTCACACCCAAGAGAGTATCTACGGCGTGAGAGAGGACATCCAATGGGAGCCCCGCGAGGACGAGACCGTCTACATCTGGGGCATGGAGACGTAA
- a CDS encoding DUF2240 family protein: MSLRVAVAAPFIQHGSRRLEENEFVVALSLDRDWFSPDQAKRLIDIATEEGVLDRTDDGLAVTFEPSEVTIPEEFAPDEDLLRKRSAFERVLDSLVAEGMEKHEAVGAINTLQGELGLTIEAAAVVYARREGIDVDDLAPIAREAVIDTEGDS, translated from the coding sequence ATGAGTCTCCGCGTCGCGGTCGCGGCCCCGTTCATTCAGCACGGGAGCCGTCGGCTCGAGGAAAACGAGTTCGTCGTCGCGCTCTCGCTCGATCGGGACTGGTTCTCCCCCGATCAGGCCAAGCGACTGATCGACATCGCGACGGAGGAGGGGGTACTCGACCGGACCGACGACGGGCTCGCGGTAACCTTCGAGCCGAGCGAGGTGACGATCCCCGAGGAGTTCGCCCCCGACGAGGACCTCCTGCGGAAACGGTCGGCGTTCGAGCGCGTCCTCGATTCGCTGGTCGCCGAGGGCATGGAGAAACACGAGGCAGTCGGGGCGATCAACACCCTCCAGGGCGAACTGGGACTGACCATCGAGGCCGCCGCGGTGGTCTACGCCCGCCGCGAGGGGATCGACGTCGACGACCTCGCCCCCATCGCCCGCGAGGCCGTCATCGACACCGAAGGGGACTCTTAG
- a CDS encoding ABC transporter ATP-binding protein, whose protein sequence is MSADDPLVRVDDLRKYFWENDSLLDRLFGDEPVPVRAVDGVSFDIHEGETLGLVGESGCGKSTTGETLLRLQDPTEGRVEFDGENVYDLSGAALTDFRRRSQVVFQDPFSSLDPRMTIGDIVRQPLDVHEVGTDTERRERVRDLLERVGLSADQIDRYPHEFSGGQRQRIGIARALALEPEFVVLDEPTSALDVSVQAQVLNLLDDLQDEFDLTYLLISHDLSVIRHVCDRVAVMYLGEVVEIGPVEDLFADPEHPYTRALLESVPRASTDERERDRETLAGDVPSPRDPPSGCRFRTRCPRVIPPDDLEIERGTYRALMTLRQRIEQRDISLDSVGEDGRFTIDDGGVPEADVPAFVAALKARLLAVDLPERHDAIVEDALAELATGDWDAAEDRLRTAYESVCERDHPELGDGSHPVACHLHDDAIERTPAPDSLD, encoded by the coding sequence GTGAGCGCCGACGACCCGCTCGTCCGCGTCGACGACCTCCGGAAGTACTTCTGGGAGAACGACTCGCTTCTCGATCGGCTGTTCGGGGACGAACCGGTCCCTGTCCGCGCCGTCGACGGCGTCAGCTTCGACATCCACGAGGGGGAGACGCTGGGGCTGGTCGGCGAGTCCGGCTGCGGGAAGTCGACGACGGGGGAAACGCTCCTCCGCCTGCAGGATCCCACCGAGGGGCGCGTCGAGTTCGACGGCGAGAACGTCTACGACCTCAGCGGCGCTGCCCTCACCGACTTCCGCCGGCGTTCCCAGGTCGTCTTTCAGGACCCCTTCTCGAGTCTCGATCCGCGAATGACGATCGGAGACATCGTCAGACAGCCCCTCGACGTTCACGAGGTCGGGACCGACACCGAGCGGCGAGAACGGGTCCGGGACCTGCTGGAACGCGTCGGCCTCTCGGCCGACCAGATCGATCGCTACCCTCACGAGTTTTCCGGCGGCCAGCGCCAGCGGATCGGGATCGCCCGCGCGCTGGCGCTCGAGCCCGAGTTCGTCGTCCTGGACGAGCCCACGTCGGCGCTCGACGTCTCCGTTCAGGCGCAGGTATTGAACCTGCTCGACGACCTGCAAGACGAGTTCGATCTCACGTATCTCCTGATCAGCCACGACCTTTCCGTGATCCGGCACGTCTGCGATCGCGTCGCGGTGATGTACCTCGGCGAAGTCGTCGAGATCGGTCCCGTCGAGGACCTGTTCGCGGACCCGGAACACCCTTACACGCGAGCGCTGCTCGAGAGCGTCCCGCGCGCGTCGACCGACGAACGGGAGCGCGATCGGGAGACGCTCGCCGGCGACGTGCCGTCCCCGCGGGATCCGCCGAGCGGCTGTCGGTTCCGAACTCGGTGTCCGAGGGTGATTCCGCCCGACGATCTCGAGATCGAACGGGGGACCTATCGCGCGCTCATGACGCTCCGCCAGCGGATCGAGCAACGGGACATCTCCCTCGACTCGGTCGGCGAGGACGGCCGGTTCACGATCGACGACGGTGGGGTTCCGGAGGCGGACGTTCCCGCGTTCGTCGCGGCGCTGAAAGCCCGATTGCTCGCGGTCGACCTGCCGGAGCGACACGACGCGATCGTCGAAGACGCCCTCGCCGAACTGGCGACCGGGGACTGGGACGCGGCCGAGGACCGACTTCGGACGGCGTACGAAAGCGTCTGCGAGCGCGATCACCCCGAACTGGGCGACGGATCGCATCCGGTGGCCTGTCACCTCCACGACGATGCGATCGAACGAACACCGGCTCCCGACTCCCTGGACTGA